The nucleotide sequence GGCCCGCGTGTAGATCCCCATCAGGTGCGTATGCCCCACCAGGCAGACGTCCCACCCGGGGTCCTGCTCCCGCAGGATTTGCGCCGCCACATCCCCGCTGATGTACTCCGTCACGGGGTGCCTGGGCGTCCCGTGCACCAGCAAGACCCGCAGGCTACCGACCTGCATCAGGTGCGTGTGCCGCCGTGCCCCCAGCCGCAGCCGCATGTCCGTGCTCAACCGCCCCAGCGTCCACTCCACGGCTTCCCGAGCCCACGGGTTGAACCACTCGAGCGCGATCGCCCAAATGTGGGGCACTCGCGTTCTGGGCCAATAGGCCGATTGACGAAGGCGAAGCCGCGAAGTCAACGAGAGGTGAAGCAGGAGAGTGCCGGGGAGCAGAGCAGACGCTTCCCGGCACCTGCGTCACCTGACTGCGACCGAAGGGGCGCGATGAAGTGCGAAACCGGGCTTTCGGCACCGCCTTCGCACTCAGCGGGACAGGCGTCAACATCTTGCCCCTGCTCATTGACACCCAGATTGCGGAAGTCAGTGCGAACATAGCACAGGCCGACGCCCTCGCCGTGATCCTGACGCTCACCACAAGTCTTGTCGTGTTGGTGTACCAGCGTGCTTTTCTGGGCCGCACAATCACTTCGATCTAGGTTCTACCAGGTAGCGCGGTCTTGTCGTGCTGTGGGTCGTGTGGGCGGGGCAGCGCTGACCGCTCGATGGGCGGATCCGGCGGTGTCGGGGGTGCAAGGTCGGCGCTACCAGTCTTGGCCTGCCGGCCAAAGCTGTCCCCAGACGATGGCGCGTCCTGAGCCGGGGCTGGCTGCCTGGTCACTCTGGAGAACGACCTGAAGGGTGCCGAGCTGAGCCGGCGGGGTGTCGATCCGCACCGACAGCTCCCACCGGGCCGAACCGGCCTTGCTGAGCTCTCCCGCCAACCGGCACTCTCCCCCGCGGGTGCTCACCCAGGCCGCGTAGCGCATTCCCGACGGCGGATCGGGGAGCCCCTCGGCCACCAGACGCACCCAGCAGCCTCGCTCGTCGCCTTGCACGAAAGCGTACGCGACGGCCCCTGCAACGCCCTCATCGGTCGCCAGCGGCATGACGGCCGCCCCGGGAGCGGGCACCGAGCGCCACAGGTCACGCTCGAGGCGCACCCGCGTCAGTTCGTCGACGGCACCCGGTGTGGGTTCGGCAGGTCGACCCGGCACGAGGCGGCCGGCGGCCCATCCGACTGCGACGAGGGCCACCGCGGCTGCCACCCGCACCGAGGCTCCCCAAACCGGACGCCTGCGATGGCCGCTCGACGCAGCGTGGCGCGCTGCTGGCCTCGCAGGCTGCGGCCGTTCGGCACGCGCCATCTGCAGCGCAGCGGACAAGATACGCTGCTTCAGCTCCGCCGGCGGCGCCTGCGGCGGAACCACCGCGGCCAGGGACGCGGCCGCTTCGGAGAGTTCTGCCACATATGCCCTGCATGCGGCGCACCGGTCGAGGTGACGTTCCACACGCTGGCGTTCGCCATCGGCCAGGGCGCCGAGGGCGTAGGCGCCGGCGAGGGTCCGAACGGCGTCGCAGTTCATCGGCCAGGCGCCCCCTCCCGCCCGAGCAGCCGCCGCAGACGGTCGAGGGCCCGCTGCATGCGGCTCTTCACGGTGCCCACGGGAATCTGCCGGAGCGCGGCGATCTCGCTCGACGAGTAGCCGTAGAAGTAGGCCAGCACGACCACGTCCCGTTGCTCAGGTTGCAGCGTTCCCAGGGCCTGCACGACGGCGTCGCGCTGCTCTGACGCCTGGATGGCGTCCAGCACAGGCTCGGCCCCACCGGGGCCGTCGGGGCCGCTCCGTGAGGCCAGCAGGCCGTCAGAGGGCAGCTCCGGCCGTCTCATACGCCTCGAACGCAACAGGTCGATGGCCTTGCGGTGGGCGATGGCGTACAACCAACTGCTGACCGAACCCCGCCGGCCGTCGTAGGTGCGGGCATGGCGCCACACGGCCAGGAACGTCTCCTGCAGGATCTCCTCCCGGTCGAGCCGGTTGGGGACGAGCCGCGCGAGCACCCCGTAGAGGGTGGCGGCGTGCCGGTCGTACAGTTCCTCCAGCGCGCCCACGTCCCCGGCTGCCAGACGGGCCATGAGCCCCTCCTCCGAGCCGGACGGCGCAGCACGGCCCGGTGCCGTCAGGGGAAGCCTCACGCGGCTCTCGTCACCGGCACCCATACACCACGACTATACGCCGCCTGTACGTCTGGGCGCCACCGGCACTGCGACCTCACAGCATCTCCAGAACCAGGTTCAGCAACGCGCCGACGCCCCTGGCCGCGTTGCGGGTCGCCGTGAGGTCGCCAGACTTAACCCCGGCTACGACCAGCGAATCGGCTGCGTCGAGCAGCAGCCGCACTTGCGCGGCCTGCGGCAGGGCCTGGAGGTCGACGAAGACTCCCTGCCCCTGCCCCTGGCAGACGTTGCCCCAGGAACCATTGAAGTTGGTGCCGTTGGGGCAGGCCCTGCGGATTCTCCAGCCTAATCTGCGGCCTGACCTCCGAGAGGCAGCCGTGCGGTCGCCAGGGGCGAACCCTTTCGCGCACGCGTCGATTCCGGTTCGGATCCGGAGCTCTTGGCGAAGTGCCGGCAGGCGATCGAGCTCAGCCGCGCCGGCAAGTCGCAGGAAGCCAAGAAGCTCCTGGAGAGCATGCTATTCGAGGACGACCGCATCCTGGCGCCGGCTGTCGTCATGTACGCCGAACTGCTGCGCGAGGAGGGCAAGCTGAAGCTTCAATCTCATGAGGCGTGACGGGCTCCTGGACAAGGCGCAGCGTGACGTCGATGTCTTCCAGATCGCTGAAGTAAACGAGTTGTTCGAGAAAGAGCCGGGCGTTGAAGAGCCGCCTGTCGTGCACGACAAACTTTCGGGATGCCCCGTCTCCAAACCGCTAGGCGCCCAAAAGGTGCCTCGAGGGTTCAAATCCCTCTCCCTCCGCCACGCCTCTCCTCGCGTCTTGCCTGGCGGCGGGCGGCCTACCCTACCTGGGCTGCGGATTGTTCAAATGAGAGGCCCCGTCCCTTCCGACGGCGCGGCACCCTCGCCGGTTCGCGAATCCGACGGATAGTGGCCCAGTCGAGAACGGTGGCGACGAGGAGCTCCCAGGTGCTGCCCGGCGTCACGGTGCCCTTTGCGACGAAGCATCGCTGATCGCCAGGTCTGAAGGCTGCCATCACCGGTGTGCTGCCCACGCGCCGCCCGAGGGAGGGTCACCTCCCCGTTGCCAGCCGCTCGGCCAGCACGGGGGGCAGCCCTGCGTCCAGGATGGCCCGCTGAGCGGCCGCGACGTCGTAAGGGACCCGCCGCAGGATGACCTTCCAGGCATCGAGATCCACCAGCACATACCCGGCCAGGGGCGATCCGTCCCTCGGCTGGCCAACGCTGCCGATGTTGACGAGGCACGGCTCGCCGCGTACCAGCGCGTACTCCCCGTTCGCCCGGAAAGGGGTGTAGCCGCGCCGCGTGTAGACGCCCATGAGGTGGGTGTGGCCGACCAGGGCGAGATCGAAGTCGGCGTGCGCGAGGATGTCGGCAGCCGCCTGGTCGTCCACGTACTCGGTCACGGGCTCACGGGGAGTGCCGTGGGCCAGCAGGATACGGGGTTGTCCCGGGCCCTCCAGGCGGTGAAGGTGCGGGCGGCTCTTCAGCCACAGCCGCTGGTCGGTGGAGAGCCGGGCGATCGTCCACTCGACCGATTCCCGGGCCCATGGGTTGAACCACTCGAGATCGAGGAGCCCCGCGCACGCGGCGTCGTGGTTGCCCAAAAGGCTGACCACGGCGTGCCCGCGGGCCCACTCCACGCACGCGCCCGGCTCCGGTCCATACCCTACGGTATCGCCGAGGTTGTAGACGGATTCTGGGGCGAAGGGCACGGCGTCTTCCAGGACGGCGCGAAGGGCCGCGAAATTGGCATGGACGTCGGACAGAAAGGCGAGCAGTTTCCCCAACCCCGTCCACCATCCCCGCGACGCCGGGTCGAGGACCCAGGCGGCTTGCTGCAGCCGGCAGCAGCGCTCCCGAAGCGAACATGGCGGAGGGGGAGGGATTCGAACCCCCGGAGAGGCGTCAGCCCCTCAACGGTTTTCAAGTTCTAGCTCCCCACCAAACCGCCGTCCGCTGCCGTCACCTGCCGTTCCGACCGGCCCCACCGAGAGGGCGTCTTTTTCGCACCACCAAGGCTCTTGAGACCATTCCAGTGTACGAAGATCAACGGTTTCCCGTCAAGGGACGTGCCGGGGGACTGGTGGGGGCGACTGGTGGGGAGTGGCGAGCGGCCCTTCACTTCGCCTTGCGACGGGGGGAGCGGCGCCGGTCACGGGCCTGTTCTCGGCACCGATCGGAGCAGTATTTTCCCCACTGGCGGCCCTGCACGAACCATCTCCCACAGTGGGCGCAGCGGACGTAAGGCCGTCCGTCCGTGATCTGATCGTAGGCGATTCGCAACAGCATCCCGTCGAGCAGGCTTCGGTAGCGCACTTCCATACAAGGCGTCGGGCCAGCCATTACCACAAGCTCTCCGTACCCTTCGAGGGGCCTTTTCTGAGCCTCTAGGGACTCCGGCGATCGCCGATCGAGGGGCCTTTCCTGAGCCTCTAGGGACTCCGGCGATCGCCGATCGAGGGCGTCCAGGATCAGCATCGCGGCGAACAAGTAGTCGTCTACTTTCTCCACCTGGCGGGGCGAAACGTAGTGCCCCAAACGGTCACGGGCATACCGGGCCACCTTGCCGTACTCCGTTTCTTCGACTCGCTCAGGGTGCTCCCGGCCCAGCATCCCGAGGAGCCCATACCGGAGGGCGAAGTCCCGGATATCTTCCAGAGAGCCCGAGGAGGAGAGGATGGTATTCAGAAATGTCAGATAAATAGGCTCGGCACGGTTCTGCTCCCGGTCACGCTCCGGCGTCAGCACGTCGATGTCTTCTCCATCACCATCTGCCACCAGCCACCGGCCCATGCCCGGCACGTCCAGGATCTTGACCTCCTTCGGCCTTCGCCACTTCTGCCAATGTAGGGCGAGTTCCATCGGCTGCACCGCCCTCTCCCCCGCGCATATCCCCTCTGATACTGGGGCCAACTGCAATCTAGCATAGAACGCGGAGGTGGTCAAAAGTGAACACGCTGACGGTGCAGGAGGCTGCTAGACTTCTTCGGACTCATCCCCACTTTCTATATCGCCTCATCCGGCAGGGGCGGCTGCCGGCCCTGAGGCTTGGGAGGGCGATACGGCTGAGTGAGGACGTGCTGCGGCGCATGCTGGAAAGCAGAGAGCAAGAGGGAGTGAGCAGGAATGGGTGATAGCTATCCGGCCTTTAAAATTGTGAGCCTCGCGCCCGCCACGGGGTGGGTGGCGGTTCACGCGTTGAACAAGCCTGTGGAGGGCCGCACGTTTACGACGCGGCCCGTGGCAGTCTGGGCGGCAGTTGCATGGGGCGAGTCGTCACACGCTCGTAGCATCATCGGACTCGG is from Limnochorda sp. L945t and encodes:
- a CDS encoding anti-sigma factor, with product MNCDAVRTLAGAYALGALADGERQRVERHLDRCAACRAYVAELSEAAASLAAVVPPQAPPAELKQRILSAALQMARAERPQPARPAARHAASSGHRRRPVWGASVRVAAAVALVAVGWAAGRLVPGRPAEPTPGAVDELTRVRLERDLWRSVPAPGAAVMPLATDEGVAGAVAYAFVQGDERGCWVRLVAEGLPDPPSGMRYAAWVSTRGGECRLAGELSKAGSARWELSVRIDTPPAQLGTLQVVLQSDQAASPGSGRAIVWGQLWPAGQDW
- a CDS encoding RNA polymerase sigma factor; translation: MARLAAGDVGALEELYDRHAATLYGVLARLVPNRLDREEILQETFLAVWRHARTYDGRRGSVSSWLYAIAHRKAIDLLRSRRMRRPELPSDGLLASRSGPDGPGGAEPVLDAIQASEQRDAVVQALGTLQPEQRDVVVLAYFYGYSSSEIAALRQIPVGTVKSRMQRALDRLRRLLGREGAPGR
- a CDS encoding metallophosphoesterase family protein, with protein sequence MGKLLAFLSDVHANFAALRAVLEDAVPFAPESVYNLGDTVGYGPEPGACVEWARGHAVVSLLGNHDAACAGLLDLEWFNPWARESVEWTIARLSTDQRLWLKSRPHLHRLEGPGQPRILLAHGTPREPVTEYVDDQAAADILAHADFDLALVGHTHLMGVYTRRGYTPFRANGEYALVRGEPCLVNIGSVGQPRDGSPLAGYVLVDLDAWKVILRRVPYDVAAAQRAILDAGLPPVLAERLATGR
- a CDS encoding DUF2256 domain-containing protein: MPGMGRWLVADGDGEDIDVLTPERDREQNRAEPIYLTFLNTILSSSGSLEDIRDFALRYGLLGMLGREHPERVEETEYGKVARYARDRLGHYVSPRQVEKVDDYLFAAMLILDALDRRSPESLEAQERPLDRRSPESLEAQKRPLEGYGELVVMAGPTPCMEVRYRSLLDGMLLRIAYDQITDGRPYVRCAHCGRWFVQGRQWGKYCSDRCREQARDRRRSPRRKAK
- a CDS encoding helix-turn-helix domain-containing protein produces the protein MQEAARLLRTHPHFLYRLIRQGRLPALRLGRAIRLSEDVLRRMLESREQEGVSRNG